Proteins encoded by one window of Panicum virgatum strain AP13 chromosome 7N, P.virgatum_v5, whole genome shotgun sequence:
- the LOC120682788 gene encoding uncharacterized protein At3g06530-like isoform X1: protein MASIASQLQAIKSALGAAPEPARRPITRPSVLFDAKEAADIDLRAILPVALTGLEHLASVDERFARYNNTLFRDTSLEVNREQLTPKENDKLNKSISTYLRLLAGYLHLPSALKTLEYLIRRYLVHVYNLDELLLSALPYHDTHAFVRIVQLVNLGNSKWAFLDGVKSSGAPPPRSVLVQQCIRDKAVLETLCNYVTPTREFSHSRTVVCFCTAVIVECLGAVPKLDTDLVQRVLGFVFDSLNPEITGDQDYKAGALMIVGVLATRASLAPKLVQNLIFFVARTARHDAFESIDLPWLRVTVMAIISLVQSQSVHGFPKKALMILKDIRDFSGVLSVLSSEYNIERFVRLYVESLVDYSTSDDSCHTHLIETIETLPMENSVERIASKVLGSCSKVSRATENPDIKGIWAKKILSTIERKYPLELHDAIRKFLEKSEINSTGGDSLSEVFGLVFDESKKIPTEIADSNIWFSLDHPKAMVRQSALSKIATSGIFNNSALNPQKLINMQDAILRSMYDDDLSVVQAALSIEGLAAAVACPDSLLKAYDDVLTKCIKIINKGGSKASKASDVAVSCLEKMVIEYQSHHVEHAKDIAAVVFRLLIIHPKTLRVNLKALELAKKLQWEFYTSSSLVCDEVTVQKMKENMSADFIASINMKNIKAFAETFLANPNKHVEWLANSGNGTRFSRTLFLLVVLETLVVPSEALDKQVNLCKACLPALKDEWHHIQHEDNGVFDEVFTIYHSMLNDLPVFFGLELPCFALQISIDKLEKCSLELVKHIFNSDTEALNARILSCIFWGLLKVQSSYIKKNFRIGSGENAILDDLFLFFVTSPGKNVFQKHLEYLVINCTGAPFQFISKYFLDEDSSDRVQVESLHMLASICSKCASSESSSLDESIWMQLLLGFPSVILPLAHENRDIRSSAIKSVEGFYLVWQRLSTSVPRNGNAIKLPQCMSSPTFGVFLESLVNQKTMISSDAKFLPAYISSMLCPRQDMIIPENLHERFDQPTKDALLHFILHSALKLTPYGKFMVLSILKGVGGVLFKAEDVKSLFFDLLDCRDQYRNQRDSRQSLSTYEIQILCLLLEVLFSLPDCANIGFNMSEPLLRALKVDALSPDDPVVVMPCLTVLRILQPVFFDNLETDTKEKVFGRLISLFRTDNTQIRNATRDALLRINVDASTAVKFIELIVALGDARGRSKRTKRKDDLSPDSFSSFEELFGESPIASILVSLLDILFLKKDVNQRTCLLQPLFQILSKLLSDQWISGIVCQYTDQHDTSSETLDLSNSMKEAQHLILLLLKDIADMLDSHSHHQDAMFRSSDVDLLINYIRSVKDVATRNHGFSLIASLGKACPQLLSDSILDLFLVIGDAIKQYDSHSQRVLEDLLSVLVPCWLSRNTSIEKLLQIFIKALADIPEHRRLTLMVYLLRTLGNESHLSTVIMHLLQSLVKRISLSLSDHQGSRWSALSQEWEYGLAVNVTDQYSYKLWFPCFSMLLKEIRVHGKQGHLMLRFAMRLLLSKLQDTELIFELESDESSNFIQGSLGALMEEVVLCTVYTKNKKRDFSSDTIKELRESANTVLKTITGWMSASTYFRGITQLLDHSDNLVKRKTLGILSETARGNSLVQNKQRKERKLKHSSVITVIKVDKSSGPYFSNLCLKILELIDRVVDSDTSVKLAAISSLETLVKEYPSDYPVYSKCLSTIINHIGSADAAASSGLIHTVGSLINVLGSKALPELPLVVNNIMLIAHQVSFCPCGSYAHGSTITATRLSNQDTAILLSSLTTIQVIVERLGEFVNPYLKEILDLVLLHPECCAHMDAKLDAKAADVRKLLTEKVPVRLILPPLLDLYSIATNCGEASLSLAFQMLASLVSTMDRLAVGTYHVKIYEHCLAALDIRRQHPDSLKNINMVEQSIIHAIITLTLKLTEGTFRPLFLRTLEWADSEVDQSSSKKCLDRAIVFYKLINKLAEQHRSLFTPYFKYLLEGSVHYLLEDDPLVGSKQKKKKAKLDVQVEQKDNLFGLKLWNLRALILKSLHKCFLYDNEQKILDASNFQVLLKPIVSQFVAEPPESIESLVDAPSVEEVDEALVLCLGQMAVTARSDVLWKPLNHEVLMQTRSDKVRPKLLGLKVVRYMVQHLKEEYVVLLPETIPFLGELLEDVELPVKTLSQEILKEMETLSGESLRQYL, encoded by the exons ATGGCGTCGATCGCGTCGCAGCTGCAAGCAATCAAGTCGGCGCTTGGCGCCGCGCCcgagccggcgcggcggcccatCACCCGGCCGTCGGTGCTCTTCGACGCGAAGGAGGCCGCCGATATCGACCTCCGCGCCATCCTGCCCGTCGCCCTCACTG GGTTGGAGCACCTTGCCAGTGTGGATGAGAGGTTTGCTAGGTACAACAACACTCTGTTCAGGGACACTAGCCTTGAGGTGAACCGTGAACAGTTAACTCCCAAGGAGAATGATAAACTCAACAAGTCCATCTCCACCTACCTTCGCCTTCTAGCTGGTTACTTGCATCTTCCATCTGCCCTCAAGACCCTTGAGTACCTTATACGCAGATACCT GGTGCATGTATACAATTTGGATGAGTTGCTTCTGAGCGCACTGCCTTACCATGATACACATGCATTTGTTCGGATTGTGCAGTTGGTCAACTTAGG GAATAGTAAGTGGGCATTTCTTGATGGCGTGAAGTCCTCAGGTGCACCGCCACCCAGGAGTGTTCTAGTGCAGCAGTGCATTCGGGATAAAGCCGTGCTGGAGACCCTCTGTAACTAT GTTACACCAACAAGGGAATTCAGTCACTCAAGGACAGTCGTTTGCTTTTGCACCGCTGTGATTGTGGAGTGCTTGGGTGCTGTCCCAAAGCTTGACACAGATTTAGTGCAGAGGGTCCTGGGATTTGTGTTTGACTCTCTTAATCCTGAAATAACGGGAGATCAGGATTATAAG GCTGGCGCTCTGATGATTGTTGGAGTACTTGCAACGCGGGCATCTCTAGCGCCAAAACTTGtccaaaatttgattttctttgttgCAAGGACTGCACGACATGATGCATTTGAGTCAATTGACTTACCATGGCTTCGTGTCACAGTGATGGCTATTATAAGTCTTGTTCAG TCACAATCGGTCCATGGCTTCCCTAAGAAGGCATTGATGATTTTGAAAGACATCAG aGATTTTTCTGGTGTACTTTCCGTATTATCCAGCGAGTACAATATTGAGAGATTTGTTAGGCTTTATGTTGAATCATTGGTTGACTACAG TACTTCTGATGATTCCTGCCATACACACCTCATTGAAACTATTGAGACTCTACCAATGGAGAACTCTGTTGAAAGAATTGCGAGCAAGGTTCTTGGCAGCTGTAGCAAGGTATCTCGGGCCACTGAAAACCCAGATATAAAAG GAATTTGGGCTAAGAAAATCTTGAGCACGATTGAAAGAAAATATCCactggagctacatgatgctatTCGTAAATTTCTTGAG AAATCTGAAATTAACTCAACTGGAGGGGATTCTTTATCTGAGGTGTTCGGCTTAGTGTTTGATGAAAGCAAGAAAATTCCAACTGAAATAGCTGACTCAAACATTTGGTTCAGCCTGGACCATCCAAAG GCTATGGTACGCCAATCGGCTCTCTCAAAAATTGCTACATCTGGCATCTTCAACAACAGTGCTCTAAATCCACAG AAACTTATCAATATGCAAGATGCAATATTGCGCAGTATGTATGATGATGATCTAAGTGTTGTCCAAGCTGCCTTATCCATAGAAGGACTAGCAGCTGCTGTTGCATGTCCTGATAGCCTTCTAAAAGCATACGATGACGTGCTCACCAAATGCATCAAAATCATTAACAAAG GTGGTTCAAAAGCATCAAAGGCTTCTGATGTTgctgtttcttgcttggaaaAGATGGTTATTGAATATCAATCCCATCATGTGGAACATGCCAAGGACATAGCTGCAGTAGTTTTTCGTCTGCTTATTATTCACCCAAAG ACCCTTAGAGTGAACTTAAAGGCCCTGGAGCTAGCTAAGAAATTACAATGGGAATTCTACACAAGTAGTTCTCTTGTATGTGATGAGGTCACTGTTCAGAAAATGAAG GAGAACATGAGTGCTGACTTCATTGCTTCCATTAACATGAAGAATATCAAAGCTTTTGCTGAGACTTTCCTAGCTAACCCAAATAAGCATGTAGAGTGGTTGGCTAACTCTGGAAATGGAACTAGATTTTCTAGAACTTTGTTTCTACTTGTAGTATTGGAAACACTTGTTGTTCCCTCAGAAG CTTTGGACAAGCAAGTGAATCTCTGTAAAGCTTGTTTGCCTGCCCTGAAGGATGAATGGCATCACATACAGCATGAAGATAATGGTGTTTTTGATGAGGTGTTTACAATTTACCATTCAATGTTGAATGATTTGCCTGTATTCTTTGGACTTGAACTcccgtgttttgctttgcagaTAAGCATTGATAAGCTTGAGAAGTGCAGTCTAGAATTGGTGAAGCATATTTTCAACAGTGATACAGAGGCATTGAATGCTAGAATCCTTTCATGTATATTTTGGGGACTTCTAAAGGTGCAGTCCTCCTATATTAAGAAGAATTTTAGG ATTGGCAGCGGTGAAAATGCAATCCTCGATGATTTGTTTCTCTTCTTTGTTACATCACCTGGCAAAAATGTCTTTCAGAAGCACTTAGAGTATCTCGTCATTAATTGCACTGGAGCACCTTTTCAATTTATTTCGAAGTACTTTCTGGATGAAG ATTCATCAGATAGAGTTCAAGTGGAGAGTCTTCATATGCTTGCTTCTATATGTTCTAAGTGTGCTTCCTCTGAAAGTAGTAGCTTGGATGAAAGCATATGGATGCAGCTTTTACTCGGCTTTCCTTCTGTTATTCTCCCACTTGCTCATGAGAACAGG GATATAAGGTCCTCTGCTATTAAGTCTGTTGAGGGGTTCTATTTGGTGTGGCAGCGCTTGAGCACTTCTGTACCAAGAAATG GTAACGCCATCAAGTTGCCGCAATGCATGTCATCTCCAACTTTTGGTGTTTTCCTCGAGTCGTTGGTTAACCAAAAGACCATGATCTCCTCGGATGCAAAATTTCTTCCTGCATATATTTCATCAATGCTATGCCCACGCCAAGACATGATAATTCCAGAGAACCTTCATGAAAG ATTTGATCAGCCTACAAAAGATGCTCTCCTTCATTTCATCTTGCACTCTGCTTTAAAGCTCACTCCTTACGGAAAG TTCATGGTTCTGTCAATCCTCAAAGGAGTAGGAGGTGTCTTATTTAAGGCAGAGGACGTGAAGTCTTTGTTCTTTGATCTTCTGGACTGTCGTGATCAATATCGGAATCAGCGTGATTCTAGGCAAAGCTTATCTACCTATGAAATTCAAATCCTTTGTTTGCTTTTGGAG GTTTTGTTCTCACTGCCAGATTGTGCAAATATTGGTTTTAACATGTCTGAACCTCTGTTGAGAGCATTAAAG GTTGATGCTCTGTCTCCAGATGATCCTGTTGTTGTAATGCCGTGTCTTACTGTCCTGCGTATTCTTCAACCAGTGTTCTTCGATAATTTGGAGACCGATACTAAG GAAAAAGTTTTTGGGCGCCTTATTTCTTTGTTTCGAACTGACAACACCCAAATTCGAAATGCTACACGGGATGCTCTATTGCGAATTAAT GTTGATGCTTCCACTGCGGTGAAATTTATTGAATTAATTGTTGCACTTGGTGATGCAAGAGGGCGGTCAAAAAGAACAAAGAGAAAGGATGATCTGAGTCCTGATTCATTTAGCAGTTTTGAGGAGTTATTTGGAGAAAGCCCTATAGCTTCTATTCTGGTTTCTCTTCTAGATATTTTGTTTCTTAAGAAAGATGTGAACCAAAG GACGTGTTTATTACAACCGCTTTTCCAGATTCTTTCAAAGCTCCTTTCTGATCAATGGATTTCAGGGATTGTTTGTCAGTATACTGACCAACATGATACCTCATCCGAAACCCTTGATTTATCCAACTCCATGAAAGAAGCTCAGCACTTGATACTGCTGCTCCTCAAAGATATTGCAGATATGCTGGATTCGCATTCGCATCACCAG GATGCAATGTTCAGAAGCTCAGATGTTGATCTTCTTATTAATTACATACGGTCTGTCAAGGATGTAGCAACTCGGAATCACGGGTTTTCCTTGATAGCTTCTTTGGGAAAGGCTTGCCCACAACTGTTGTCAGATAGTATTCTTGATTTATTTCTGGTCATTGGAGATGCTATAAAACAG TATGACAGCCATTCTCAACGTGTTTTGGAGGATTTACTATCTGTCTTGGTTCCATGTTGgttatcgaggaacacaagtaTAGAAAAGCTTCTTCAG ATATTCATTAAAGCTTTAGCAGATATTCCTGAACATAGGCGGTTGACGCTAATGGTTTACCTCTTGAG GACCTTAGGAAATGAAAGCCATTTGAGTACTGTGATCATGCATCTGCTCCAATCATTGGTGAAGAGGATTTCACTATCTCTTTCTGATCATCAAGGAAGCCGTTGGAGTGCTTTGTCACAGGAGTGGGAATATGGATTGGCAGTCAATGTTACTGACCAATATTCCTATAAATTATGGTTTCCTTGTTTCAGTATGCTACTAAAAGAAATCAGGGTGCATGGGAAGCAAGGACATCTAATGCTACGTTTCGCAATGAGGCTCCTTCTGTCTAAGTTGCAAGATACAGAGTTGATTTTTGAACTTGAATCTGATGAGTCTTCTAATTTTATCCAG GGTTCTCTTGGAGCACTTATGGAGGAAGTTGTCCTGTGTACTGTGTatactaaaaataaaaaaagagatttTTCTTCTGATACTATAAAAGAACTCAGAGAGTCTGCAAATACAGTACTCAAAACGATTACAGGGTGGATGAGTGCTTCAACATATTTCAGAGGAATTACTCAGTTGTTGGATCATTCGGACAACcttgtgaaaagaaag ACACTTGGGATATTGTCTGAAACTGCCAGAGGAAACAGTTTGGTTCAGAACaagcaaagaaaagaacgaaaacTGAAGCATAGCTCTGTTATAACTGTTATCAAAGTGGACAAGAGCTCTGGTCCATATTTCAGTAACTTGTGCTTAAAGATTCTTGAATTAATTGACAGAGTGGTTGATTCGGACACTTCAGTGAAACTTGCTGCTATTTCTTCGCTTGAAACGCTAGTGAAAGAATATCCCTCTGATTATCCAGTTTATAGCAAGTGCCTCTCAACAATCATCAATCACATTGGCTCTGCAGATGCAGCTGCATCTTCTGGATTGATTCATACTGTTGGCTCTCTGATAAACGTGCTTGGATCAAAAGCATTACCAGAGCTCCCATTAGTTGTGAACAATATAATGCTAATAGCACATCAAGTTTCATTTTGTCCTTGTGGAAGTTATGCCCATGGTTCTACTATAACAGCCACCAGACTTTCTAACCAAGATACAGCTATACTGCTATCTTCACTGACCACGATTCAAGTGATTGTGGAAAGGCTGGGCGAATTTGTTAATCCATATTTGAAGGAAATACTCGATCTGGTGTTATTGCATCCTGAATGTTGTGCTCATATGGATGCCAAATTAGATGCAAAAGCAGCAGATGTTCGGAAGCTACTGACAGAGAAAGTTCCA GTGCGGCTTATTCTTCCTCCTTTACTGGATCTATACTCCATTGCTactaattgtggggaagcaagCCTTTCGTTGGCATTTCAAATGCTTGCTAGTCTTGTTAGTACAATGGACCGGCTGGCTGTAGGAACTTACCATGTGAAAATATATGAACATTGTTTAGCAGCACTTGATATCCGTCGCCAACATCCTGACTCTTTGAAGAATATAAACATGGTTGAGCAAAGTATTATTCATGCCATAATTACTCTCACATTGAAGCTTACAGAGGGCACTTTTAGGCCACTTTTTCTTCGTACTCTGGAATGGGCTGACTCTGAAGTTGATCAGTCTTCATCGAAGAAATGTTTAGACCGTGCAATTGTTTTTTACAAATTGATCAACAAACTTGCTGAACAACACAG GTCCTTGTTTACACCTTATTTCAAGTACCTACTTGAGGGATCTGTACACTATCTGTTAGAAGATGATCCTTTGGTTGGTTCCaagcaaaaaaagaagaaggctAAGCTTGATGTTCAAGTCGAACAGAAGGATAACTTATTTGGACTGAAACTGTGGAATTTAAGAGCTCTGATTTTGAAGTCCTTACACAAGTGTTTCCTTTATGATAACGAACAGAAGATCCTAGATGCCTCTAATTTCCAG GTTCTCCTGAAGCCGATAGTTTCCCAATTTGTTGCGGAACCACCAGAATCTATTGAATCACTTGTGGATGCTCCATCGGTTGAAGAAGTAGATGAAGCTCTTGTTTTGTGCTTGGGGCAAATGGCAGTCACTGCACGCTCAGATGTTCTTTGGAAGCCTCTTAACCATGAG GTGCTGATGCAGACCAGGAGTGATAAAGTTCGCCCCAAATTGTTGGGCCTGAAGGTTGTCAGGTACATGGTCCAGCACCTGAAGGAGGAATATGTCGTTCTCCTCCCAGAAACCATCCCATTCCTTGGCGAATTACTTGAGGATGTGGAGCTTCCTGTGAAGACACTGTCGCAGGAGATCTTGAAAGAGATGGAAACCCTCAGTGGCGAAAGCCTCCGGCAGTACCTGTGA